TTATCTCCTGGATTTCCTTTAAAATCAGTAATAGTTACTGTTGGTCGTTTAAACAACAAATAAGCTCCTGCCCAATCGTTCCACCAGCGGGTTTCCCAATATTTGACATTATAAACAGATTGTAACAATAATTCCCAAGCTTGAAAAACAGGTTTTGATGAAGCCTGACCGTATCTTGCATTTAGATATTTAGTCAACCAGTCATTTACAGGCTGTTCTCCTTTAGTCCACGGAAGATCATAAATGTATTCGTAAACAACCGAATTATTATTTAATCCTTCCGGCATTGCGCCATAACCGACAACATTTCCTTTATGCGGATTTTTTAATAAACTCGTTAATTCGTCTTTATAAAAATTCAGATCCCCATAAACTGGATTTGATCCTCCATAATTATGTACATAACCATAAGTCCATTGTTTACCATAAAAAGCTTCCTGATTATCCCATACCTTATATCTGTCGTTAGCATAATCCTGAACCATCACTTTCTCATTTGGTACTTTGCTTAAAAATGCGCTTGTAGCTTCTTTAGTCCAAAATTCTTTATTATCTCCAAAAAGCCATCCCTGCATTACCCAAACTGCACCGGGAGCTGCTTCGTTTATCGTTTCATAGACAGCGCTTCCATAATTAGAAAGTTCTTCATATTTATTATGTTCTGAAACAGGAGGTTCAATTTCGTTGAAAGAATCAGCCAAATAGAAATTAGACTTTCCGTACATTTTAGTATAAATTTCAATAAAACGTTTTCCTAATTTTTTGAATAACGGATCCTTAGAATCTAGCAGAAAAGTACTTGCAAAACCACCTCCTGACCAAGATTTCAATTCGGTTATTTTAGCTTCGGGATGTTTTTCGGCGAAAGCCTTAGGTACATATCCGCTAAAGGCCGGTACAACTGGATGCATGTCCAGTGCTCTCATTCTTTCTAAGATTTTCTTTTGAAGCGCTTCTTTTTTAACGAACCATTCTTGTGGTAACGGGCCTTCTAAACTATTGATATTTCCCATTCGTTGCCACGGCAGATAAGCCGGCCCTGCAAAGTGAGATTCTAACTGAGAATTTGTCAAACCATATTCTTTCCATAATTCCTGCCATACCGCTTCCTGACCTTCCATTGCAGTTGGAAGATTGATTCCGTGCAATGCCATCCAGTCGATTTCTTGTTCCCAGCGTTTCCAATCCCACCATGGAGTGGTGTAGCCAAACGTACAGGCATTTAAATATTCTCTATATTCAAATGGTGTGTCTCCTTTTTTAGCATATTTTGGCCATGTTTTAGGCAAGTTAATTCTGTTTCCTTCCCAACTTACTAAAACAGCACCTATGTCTCTTAAAAAATTATAGGCTGCATAACAAACTGCGGTATTGTTTGATGCTTTTATTTTTACCTTATTATTAGCTGTTTCAATTTCAAACCAATCCGATTTGTTGTTTGTTTTATTTTCGGCAATGTTTAACTCAAACTCATTGGCACGATTTCCTACTAATCTTTCAATTACGCCGAAAGCACTTTTTGTTTTTTCATCAACTTGACAATGTGCTTTAAAAGAACCCAAAAACAACAGCATAAAAGCCATTACTGCCATTTTTAAGGAATCGTTCTTTTCAATTTTAAAATTCTCACTTTTCATATAAATAACCTATTATTAAATTGTCTTAACTCATTTTAGCCTAACAAAAACAAGGGAGATTAAATTATTTATTAATCTCCCAACTCAAATAAAAACCTAACAAAAATTTATTACTAATAATTAACAAACTTAATTCAAGATTCAGAACGAAGAATGGGGTTCTGAACCGAAAATAAAATTACACTTATTGCTTTTTATTAAGATGGATTAATCAGTC
This portion of the Flavobacterium panacagri genome encodes:
- a CDS encoding alpha-N-acetylglucosaminidase: MKSENFKIEKNDSLKMAVMAFMLLFLGSFKAHCQVDEKTKSAFGVIERLVGNRANEFELNIAENKTNNKSDWFEIETANNKVKIKASNNTAVCYAAYNFLRDIGAVLVSWEGNRINLPKTWPKYAKKGDTPFEYREYLNACTFGYTTPWWDWKRWEQEIDWMALHGINLPTAMEGQEAVWQELWKEYGLTNSQLESHFAGPAYLPWQRMGNINSLEGPLPQEWFVKKEALQKKILERMRALDMHPVVPAFSGYVPKAFAEKHPEAKITELKSWSGGGFASTFLLDSKDPLFKKLGKRFIEIYTKMYGKSNFYLADSFNEIEPPVSEHNKYEELSNYGSAVYETINEAAPGAVWVMQGWLFGDNKEFWTKEATSAFLSKVPNEKVMVQDYANDRYKVWDNQEAFYGKQWTYGYVHNYGGSNPVYGDLNFYKDELTSLLKNPHKGNVVGYGAMPEGLNNNSVVYEYIYDLPWTKGEQPVNDWLTKYLNARYGQASSKPVFQAWELLLQSVYNVKYWETRWWNDWAGAYLLFKRPTVTITDFKGNPGDKIKLKEALDILSKEAKKYNKTNLIQYDLIDVSRHYNSLAIDEELMECVKAYQKKDIAKGDQLFKQIEKQVLDTDKMMSGQPLNNVEQWVKSASDYGSTTSVSKLYAKNAKTLITLWGGEGHLNDYASRSWQGMYKGFYWPRWKMFLEALKNSAVNNTPFDETKERESIKNWEIKWTENN